A genomic window from Quercus lobata isolate SW786 chromosome 10, ValleyOak3.0 Primary Assembly, whole genome shotgun sequence includes:
- the LOC115964129 gene encoding ARM REPEAT PROTEIN INTERACTING WITH ABF2 has translation MKASDNDPITLSTQLLSTLLNQISQTQSFKGKWGLIKTKLNDLQTQLTDFTDFPNSRSNPLSLDLLYSISHTLNDAVLLSAKCQTLSLSEGKLKTQSEIDAVLAKLDRHVRDSEILIKSGVLSDGVVFESKREAVRAESRSLITRLQIGSAESKNSALDLLLELLQGDDKNVMIAVAQGVVPVLVKLLDSSSFEMKEKAVSLISRISLVDSSKHVVIAEGLLLLNHLLRVLDSGSAFAKEKACVALQVLTFSKENARAIGSRGGISSLLEICQEGTPGSQAFATGVLRNLALFSEIKENFVEENGVGVLLGVMNSGTALAQENAIGCLCNLVSDDESLKLLVFREDGVQCLMNFWDSNSNNNRALEVAVELLCHLASCQTIAEVFVSEGVIGRLMGVLNCGVLGVRVAAAKAVYELGFSTRTRKEIGECGCVGPLIRMLDGKAVEEKEAAAKALSILMLYAGNKKIFKKDERGIVSAVLLLDPLVQNLDKKYPVSILASLVHSKNCRKQMVAAGACLFLQKLVGMDIEGSKKLLDSLGRSKILGVFSRP, from the coding sequence ATGAAGGCTTCAGATAACGACCCCATAACCCTCTCGACCCAACTCCTATCCACACTCCTAAACCAAATCTCACAGACACAAAGCTTCAAAGGCAAATGGGGTCTGATCAAAACCAAGCTAAACGACCTCCAAACCCAACTCACAGACTTCACCGACTTCCCAAACTCTCGTTCAAACCCACTCTCTCTCGACCTCCTTTACTCCATTTCCCACACTCTTAACGATGCTGTTTTGCTCTCCGCAAAGTGCCAGACTTTGAGCTTATCGGAAGGGAAGCTCAAAACCCAGAGCGAAATCGATGCTGTATTGGCTAAACTCGACCGCCATGTCAGAGACAGTGAGATCTTGATCAAGAGCGGTGTGCTATCTGACGGTGTCGTTTTTGAGTCGAAGAGAGAGGCTGTGAGAGCTGAGTCGAGGAGTTTGATAACTCGGTTGCAGATTGGGTCTGCTGAGTCGAAGAACTCGGCGTTGGATTTGCTTTTGGAGCTTTTACAAGGGGATGACAAGAATGTGATGATCGCTGTGGCTCAAGGCGTGGTGCCTGTGTTGGTGAAATTGCTTGATTCGAGCTCGTTCGAGATGAAAGAGAAAGCTGTGAGTTTGATTTCGAGGATTTCATTGGTGGATTCGAGCAAGCACGTGGTGATTGCGGAGGGTCTTTTGCTTTTGAACCATTTGTTGAGAGTTTTGGACTCTGGGAGTGCTTTTGCTAAAGAAAAAGCATGTGTGGCACTTCAAGTTCTGACCTTTAGCAAAGAAAACGCACGGGCTATTGGTTCTCGAGGTGGGATTTCATCGTTGTTGGAGATTTGTCAAGAGGGTACTCCTGGTTCTCAAGCTTTTGCAACTGGGGTTCTGAGAAATCTTGCTTTGTTTAGTGAAATTAAAGAGAATTTCGTTGAGGAAAATGGGGTTGGTGTTCTTTTGGGGGTTATGAATTCTGGGACTGCTTTGGCTCAAGAAAATGCAATTGGGTGTTTGTGTAATTTGGTTTCTGATGATGAAAGTTTGAAGCTTTTGGTTTTTAGGGAAGATGGGGTTCAGTGTTTGATGAATTTCTGGGACTctaatagtaataacaataGGGCTCTTGAAGTGGCGGTGGAATTGTTATGTCACTTGGCTTCTTGTCAAACTATTGCTGAAGTTTTTGTTTCAGAAGGGGTTATAGGTAGGCTTATGGGGGTCTTGAATTGTGGTGTGTTGGGTGTGAGAGTTGCGGCTGCTAAAGCTGTTTATGAGTTGGGGTTTAGTACTAGAACTCGAAAGGAGATTGGTGAATGTGGGTGTGTTGGTCCTTTAATCAGAATGTTGGATGGTAAGGCTGTGGAAGAGAAAGAAGCTGCTGCAAAGGCTTTGTCAATTTTAATGTTGTATGCTGGGAATAAGAAGATTTTTAAGAAGGATGAGAGGGGGATTGTGAGTGCAGTTCTGCTTTTGGACCCTTTGGTTCAGAATTTGGATAAGAAATACCCTGTCTCCATATTGGCCTCGCTTGTGCATTCAAAGAATTGTAGGAAACAAATGGTTGCTGCTGGTGCTTGTCTGTTCTTGCAGAAGCTTGTTGGGATGGATATTGAGGGGTCTAAGAAGCTTCTTGATAGCCTCGGTCGGAGTAAGATATTGGGGGTGTTTTCCAGACCTTAG